Proteins from one Novosphingobium pentaromativorans US6-1 genomic window:
- a CDS encoding VOC family protein, producing MQAEAIKSVSSRLAELGDIMQIAFVLKEEDLHPAIDFWVRMGAGPFFWNERTADITYRGQPSRPHFTAVMGYWGKVQVELIGQFNDAPSIYKDWLDAGRKDMNHICIVVQDMAEARRRIAAVGGEIVQENVLPGGEVIYVSMGEGPYIEVAQVPDYAKSFSDMMEQAARDWDGVTEPLRAGGIVTS from the coding sequence ATGCAGGCCGAGGCCATCAAATCAGTCAGTTCGCGATTGGCGGAACTGGGCGACATCATGCAAATCGCCTTCGTGCTGAAGGAAGAGGATCTGCACCCGGCCATCGACTTCTGGGTGCGCATGGGGGCGGGGCCGTTCTTCTGGAATGAGCGGACCGCCGACATAACCTACCGGGGGCAGCCCAGCCGGCCGCATTTTACAGCGGTCATGGGTTATTGGGGTAAAGTCCAGGTCGAACTGATCGGTCAGTTCAACGATGCACCGTCGATCTACAAGGACTGGCTGGACGCTGGCCGCAAGGACATGAACCACATCTGCATCGTGGTGCAGGACATGGCCGAGGCGCGCCGCCGTATCGCCGCAGTGGGCGGCGAGATAGTGCAGGAGAATGTCCTGCCTGGCGGGGAAGTAATCTATGTGAGCATGGGGGAGGGACCCTATATCGAGGTGGCTCAGGTTCCTGATTATGCCAAGTCGTTTTCGGACATGATGGAACAGGCCGCGCGCGATTGGGACGGCGTTACAGAGCCTTTGCGCGCTGGCGGCATTGTCACGTCCTGA
- a CDS encoding cytochrome P450 codes for MASDRAIVSDRVVDVDIHGLVAPGEDVHLAWSDLTRGPDLVWTERNGGHWIAVNGDLIRTIYKDKVHFSNRDASLPVPPPEFRLSPANDDGLDHEEARAILAPYFRPQVVAGMAGQVRKLSAELVAKLAPRGSCEFMGEFALVLPVEIFLAMIDLPLADRPVLRALAEQMIRESEEDKRNAGFEAAARYLMEWLDRRAAKPGEDVLSAIATATFRGQPISRQRQLSLALNVLLGGLDSTASMTGFIMGALARDPASRQWFIDHPGQRRQAVEELMRRHGVVNNLRVATCDVELDGVTIRKGEHVYLINALHGLDPRLYPDPLKIDFSRKPQPNAVFGMGDHRCLGANLARMEIGVFLEEWLAKIPDFRIAKGETPVTRSGPVNGMEYLPLEWSPARGAASVSQD; via the coding sequence TTGGCGTCTGATCGTGCCATTGTGAGCGACCGTGTAGTTGATGTCGATATCCATGGTCTCGTGGCTCCTGGCGAAGACGTGCATCTTGCCTGGAGCGACCTGACGCGCGGTCCCGATCTGGTTTGGACCGAACGTAACGGCGGCCATTGGATAGCGGTCAACGGCGATCTTATCCGCACGATCTACAAGGATAAGGTGCACTTCTCCAATCGCGATGCGAGCCTTCCGGTGCCGCCTCCCGAGTTCCGTCTTTCACCCGCAAACGACGATGGTCTCGATCATGAGGAAGCGCGCGCGATCCTTGCGCCTTATTTTCGCCCTCAGGTAGTGGCCGGAATGGCCGGTCAAGTGCGCAAACTGTCGGCTGAACTGGTTGCAAAGCTGGCGCCGCGCGGAAGTTGCGAATTCATGGGCGAGTTCGCGCTCGTTCTCCCTGTCGAAATCTTTCTCGCCATGATCGACCTGCCTCTGGCGGATCGACCTGTTCTGCGTGCTCTTGCGGAACAGATGATCCGCGAATCCGAAGAGGACAAACGCAACGCCGGTTTCGAAGCGGCCGCCCGCTACCTCATGGAATGGCTTGATCGAAGGGCCGCAAAGCCGGGTGAAGACGTACTGTCGGCGATTGCAACGGCCACTTTCCGTGGGCAACCGATCTCAAGGCAGCGGCAACTCAGTCTGGCGCTGAACGTCTTGCTGGGTGGGCTCGATTCGACCGCTTCCATGACGGGCTTCATCATGGGGGCGCTGGCACGGGACCCGGCCTCGCGGCAGTGGTTCATCGATCATCCAGGCCAACGCCGCCAGGCAGTAGAGGAATTGATGCGCCGGCATGGCGTGGTGAACAATCTGCGTGTCGCGACTTGCGATGTGGAACTGGACGGTGTCACCATCCGCAAGGGAGAGCACGTCTATCTGATCAATGCGCTGCATGGCCTCGATCCGCGGCTCTACCCCGATCCACTGAAGATCGATTTTTCCCGCAAGCCACAGCCCAATGCGGTGTTCGGCATGGGCGATCATCGCTGTCTCGGGGCCAATCTGGCGCGCATGGAAATAGGCGTCTTCCTTGAGGAATGGCTGGCGAAAATTCCGGATTTCCGGATCGCCAAGGGCGAAACGCCGGTCACGCGCTCGGGGCCGGTGAACGGCATGGAATACCTGCCGCTCGAATGGAGCCCTGCCCGCGGCGCAGCGAGTGTGTCGCAGGATTGA
- a CDS encoding N-acyl-D-amino-acid deacylase family protein yields the protein MAQEFDLVVRHGTIIDGTGSAPFQADIAISGNRISAIGSGLPGGVEEVDAAGCIVTPGFVDVHTHYDGQVMWEQRLKPSSNHGVTTAVMGNCGVGFAPARACNRDLMIRLMEGVEDIPQVVMAQGLPWNWESFPEYLDALSERQCDMDFAAQLPHSPLRVHVMGEKGASMEAANDEELAEMRRLTADAIRAGALGVSSSRNIFHRFRDGKPAPSVHTEEKELMALAAGLRDAGDGVFQINPNLEADAERELALFGRLAKVSGRPLNFSLFVLPHDDKAWPAYVDGIESARKAGMQINGQFLPRPPGVLFGLDLSLNPFSLNPSYRAIEDLPLPEKVTRLRDPELRRRLLQERPEDPNPSLISFVSNPSWKLYALAEPARYSFEAEESLSARAAREGRDLRELIYDALLEDEGHAILCAYSNDVRGYLDHTLPRIGAEGTIVALGDGGAHYSLICDAAYTTYALGELVDREELDLSKLVRALTSQPAASVGLFDRGTIAVGTKADINVIDRDNIVLHRPTVSRDLPSNGKRLSQKASGYRATIVSGEVTYRDGQATGALPGRLVRAGAAAMSAQ from the coding sequence ATGGCCCAAGAATTCGATCTGGTCGTCCGGCATGGAACGATTATCGACGGTACGGGATCTGCCCCTTTCCAAGCCGATATTGCGATCTCCGGAAATCGCATCTCTGCAATAGGCTCGGGGCTACCCGGCGGCGTGGAAGAAGTCGACGCAGCCGGCTGCATCGTCACGCCCGGCTTCGTCGACGTCCACACCCACTACGACGGACAAGTGATGTGGGAGCAGCGGTTGAAACCTTCGTCAAATCACGGCGTAACCACAGCGGTCATGGGTAACTGCGGCGTCGGCTTCGCTCCGGCACGGGCATGCAACCGCGACTTGATGATCCGCCTGATGGAAGGGGTGGAGGATATTCCCCAGGTGGTCATGGCGCAGGGCCTGCCCTGGAATTGGGAGAGCTTTCCCGAATATCTCGACGCACTGAGCGAACGTCAGTGCGACATGGATTTCGCCGCGCAGCTGCCGCACAGCCCGCTACGCGTACATGTCATGGGCGAGAAAGGCGCGTCGATGGAAGCGGCCAACGACGAAGAGCTTGCGGAAATGCGCCGGCTCACTGCCGATGCAATCAGGGCTGGCGCCCTTGGCGTATCCTCGTCGCGCAACATCTTCCATCGCTTTCGTGACGGCAAGCCTGCCCCCAGCGTCCATACTGAGGAAAAGGAATTGATGGCGCTCGCGGCGGGGCTTCGCGATGCAGGCGACGGCGTGTTTCAGATCAATCCCAATCTGGAGGCCGACGCCGAACGGGAACTGGCGCTGTTCGGTCGCCTTGCGAAAGTTTCCGGTCGCCCCCTGAACTTCAGTCTGTTTGTCCTGCCCCACGACGACAAGGCATGGCCCGCCTACGTCGATGGAATCGAGTCAGCGCGCAAGGCGGGTATGCAAATCAATGGCCAGTTCCTGCCGCGCCCTCCCGGGGTCCTGTTCGGCCTCGACCTCAGCCTCAATCCCTTTTCCCTCAACCCCAGCTACCGCGCAATCGAAGACCTTCCTCTACCCGAGAAGGTGACTCGACTTCGCGACCCGGAGCTTCGCCGCCGTTTACTGCAGGAGCGGCCCGAAGATCCCAATCCTTCATTGATCAGCTTTGTCTCCAATCCCAGCTGGAAGCTCTATGCACTGGCGGAACCGGCCCGCTACAGCTTCGAGGCGGAGGAAAGCCTCAGTGCCCGCGCTGCCCGCGAAGGCCGGGATTTGCGCGAACTCATCTACGATGCGCTGCTGGAGGACGAAGGCCATGCAATCCTGTGCGCCTACAGCAATGACGTGCGCGGCTACCTCGATCACACCCTGCCCCGTATTGGCGCCGAGGGCACGATCGTAGCGCTTGGCGATGGCGGTGCACATTACAGCCTGATCTGCGACGCAGCCTACACGACGTATGCTCTGGGCGAGCTGGTCGACCGCGAAGAACTTGACCTGTCGAAGCTTGTCCGAGCATTGACCAGCCAACCGGCAGCGTCCGTGGGACTGTTCGACCGGGGTACGATCGCGGTTGGCACCAAGGCCGACATCAATGTCATCGACCGCGACAACATTGTCCTGCACCGCCCCACGGTTTCCAGGGACCTGCCTTCAAATGGCAAACGCCTGTCCCAGAAGGCCAGCGGATACAGAGCCACGATCGTCAGCGGTGAGGTGACCTATCGCGACGGACAGGCAACAGGGGCTCTGCCCGGTCGGCTGGTGCGCGCAGGCGCCGCCGCAATGTCCGCGCAATAA
- a CDS encoding class I adenylate-forming enzyme family protein produces the protein MVMSFQSDFLYPDVIPHHARFSGGRTAVIHGNRTLTWSQLELRTRKVANALFDAGLKKGDKVCLYMRNSLAAFELFWGVIRSGGVVVALNTMVSPDALTVLVNNSDGRWLFTDSHGAPMVEDIASDLTGITLESIYSDVPHETFGLIEDFVSAGSEDPVDVRIDPEDTLNIVYSSGSTGIPKGIEQSHLSRHNYTFGTGHYFGFDADSVTILATALYANGTWQTMGPTMFRGGCIVLMDKFDALGFITEVERCRCTHVFLVPTQTVAILAHPEIAQHDMSSLRIIVSAGQPLAPATFEEVQVKLPHVELWEGYGMSEGFGTIVGPPDYAKGKQGSVGKGMFLDDIRIIDPNTGTELPQGEIGEICGYSMGLMKGYYKDPERTRETVWTGPRGRTYLRSGDLGRLDEDGYLYICGRAKDMIKSGGINVFPADIEAVFTAHPAVQEVAALGIFHEKWMETPLLFAILRKDGNATAPELKAWGNERLSKYQRVSEVVIVDDLPRANYGKVDKVGLKQLARQHGFRLPFDS, from the coding sequence ATGGTCATGTCGTTCCAGTCCGATTTTCTCTATCCGGACGTCATACCCCATCATGCCCGTTTCTCAGGGGGGCGCACCGCCGTCATCCACGGCAATCGCACACTGACCTGGTCGCAGCTCGAACTCCGCACACGCAAGGTCGCCAATGCGCTGTTCGACGCGGGCCTCAAAAAGGGCGACAAGGTCTGCCTCTACATGCGGAACAGTCTTGCAGCATTCGAGCTGTTTTGGGGCGTCATCCGCTCTGGCGGGGTTGTGGTGGCGCTAAACACCATGGTCTCTCCGGATGCGCTAACTGTGCTCGTTAACAATTCGGATGGCCGATGGTTGTTTACGGACAGTCATGGCGCACCGATGGTAGAGGACATCGCCTCCGACCTGACGGGAATTACACTGGAATCCATCTATTCCGATGTTCCTCACGAAACCTTCGGGTTGATCGAGGATTTCGTGTCAGCCGGTTCGGAAGATCCCGTCGATGTCCGCATCGATCCGGAAGATACTCTCAACATCGTCTATTCATCGGGTTCAACCGGTATTCCCAAGGGAATCGAGCAGAGCCATCTTTCGCGCCACAACTATACGTTCGGAACCGGACACTACTTCGGATTCGATGCTGACTCGGTCACGATCCTGGCCACCGCGCTCTATGCCAACGGAACCTGGCAGACGATGGGCCCGACCATGTTCCGCGGCGGGTGCATTGTCCTGATGGATAAGTTCGACGCGCTCGGGTTCATCACAGAAGTCGAACGGTGCCGCTGTACGCATGTCTTCCTGGTTCCCACACAGACAGTCGCGATCCTCGCGCATCCTGAGATTGCGCAGCACGACATGTCATCGCTGCGCATCATCGTTTCAGCAGGCCAGCCCCTGGCCCCGGCCACATTCGAAGAGGTGCAGGTAAAGCTGCCCCATGTGGAGCTGTGGGAAGGCTACGGGATGAGCGAAGGGTTCGGGACGATCGTCGGTCCACCCGACTATGCTAAGGGCAAGCAGGGATCGGTCGGCAAAGGCATGTTCCTCGACGACATCCGTATCATCGATCCGAACACGGGCACCGAACTGCCGCAAGGGGAAATCGGCGAGATCTGCGGTTATTCGATGGGGCTCATGAAGGGCTACTACAAGGACCCCGAAAGGACGCGCGAAACGGTCTGGACGGGGCCACGCGGGCGCACCTATCTGCGCAGCGGCGACCTCGGGAGACTCGACGAAGACGGCTACCTGTACATTTGCGGCCGCGCCAAGGACATGATCAAGTCGGGCGGCATCAATGTATTTCCGGCCGATATCGAGGCCGTCTTCACGGCTCATCCCGCCGTTCAGGAGGTAGCCGCACTGGGCATATTCCATGAAAAATGGATGGAAACGCCGCTTCTCTTCGCGATCCTGCGCAAGGACGGCAACGCAACCGCACCCGAACTGAAGGCGTGGGGCAACGAACGCCTGAGCAAATATCAGCGAGTGAGCGAAGTGGTCATCGTCGATGATCTTCCTCGCGCCAACTACGGCAAGGTCGACAAGGTTGGGCTGAAGCAACTGGCGCGACAGCACGGCTTTCGCCTGCCTTTCGACAGTTAG
- a CDS encoding MaoC/PaaZ C-terminal domain-containing protein, with protein MDLHRIRNWRFEPVIQNYEERDTILYALGIGYGADPLDELDLPFVFEHKLQAAPSMAVVLGYPGSWMREPEAGIDWVRMLHGEQAITLHRPLAPRGTVRAEHRILGVEDKGAEKGALMVIERQLFDDESDAPLATLWQNMFLRGDGGCGSFGEVPKFSTELPDGPPVDEVTVPTAANQALIYRLSGDLNPVHVDPAVARQAGFPRPILHGLASFGIAARAIIRAYAQGDPTKLKSLSVRLSRPAFPGDTIRFELYPDERKIRFRAIAVERNETILNGCEAVLTD; from the coding sequence ATGGATCTCCACCGCATAAGAAATTGGCGCTTCGAACCCGTCATCCAGAATTATGAAGAGCGCGATACGATCCTCTATGCGCTGGGCATAGGCTACGGCGCCGATCCGCTCGACGAGCTCGATTTACCCTTCGTCTTCGAACACAAGCTGCAGGCTGCGCCTTCGATGGCTGTCGTCCTGGGCTATCCAGGATCGTGGATGCGCGAACCCGAAGCCGGTATCGACTGGGTGCGCATGTTGCATGGCGAGCAGGCGATCACCTTGCATCGCCCCCTCGCCCCGCGCGGGACTGTGAGAGCTGAGCACCGGATCCTGGGCGTGGAGGACAAGGGCGCCGAGAAAGGCGCCTTGATGGTCATCGAACGGCAGCTTTTCGACGATGAAAGCGATGCTCCGCTGGCAACGCTTTGGCAGAACATGTTCCTGCGAGGCGATGGCGGTTGCGGCAGCTTCGGAGAGGTTCCCAAATTCTCCACCGAACTTCCGGATGGTCCGCCTGTCGATGAGGTGACGGTCCCTACCGCGGCCAATCAGGCACTGATCTACCGACTCTCGGGAGACCTGAACCCGGTCCACGTCGATCCGGCGGTCGCGCGCCAGGCAGGCTTCCCGCGCCCGATCCTGCACGGCCTTGCTTCCTTTGGCATCGCCGCCAGGGCGATCATCCGTGCTTATGCCCAAGGCGATCCGACGAAGCTGAAAAGCCTTTCGGTCCGGCTAAGCAGACCAGCATTCCCCGGCGATACGATCCGCTTTGAACTTTATCCCGATGAGCGCAAAATTCGCTTCAGGGCCATCGCAGTTGAGCGGAACGAAACAATTCTGAACGGCTGCGAGGCAGTTCTGACCGACTGA
- a CDS encoding enoyl-CoA hydratase/isomerase family protein — MDYPEYEGLKLDWPEDGILRITLSRGNVNAMSFQMHHDISQIWRRIDRDQDVRVVIVTGEGRCFSAGGDFEADGKLMGNWNDMIEMVKDARELVENMIHCSKPVISAINGPAAGGGLVVALMSDISIMARSAKLVDGHTRLGVAAGDHASLLWPLLCGMAKAKYYLLTCDPIPAEEAERIGLVSMCVDDGVLMDRALEVARKLARGAPTAIRWTKQSLNGWLRMAWPIMDTSLALEALGFMGPEVREGMASHVEKREPKFDPRSPL; from the coding sequence ATGGATTATCCGGAATATGAGGGCCTCAAGCTCGATTGGCCCGAGGACGGAATCCTGCGCATCACCCTGTCGCGTGGCAACGTGAATGCGATGAGCTTTCAGATGCACCATGACATATCGCAGATCTGGCGACGTATCGACCGGGACCAGGATGTACGGGTCGTGATCGTTACCGGCGAAGGCCGGTGCTTTTCAGCAGGCGGCGACTTCGAAGCCGACGGCAAGCTGATGGGCAATTGGAACGACATGATCGAGATGGTCAAGGATGCACGCGAACTGGTGGAGAACATGATCCACTGCAGCAAGCCAGTGATCTCCGCCATTAACGGCCCAGCCGCGGGCGGCGGCCTCGTCGTGGCGCTCATGTCCGATATCTCGATCATGGCGCGTTCGGCCAAACTGGTCGATGGCCATACCCGTCTGGGCGTTGCGGCAGGCGATCACGCATCTCTGCTCTGGCCGCTGCTGTGCGGCATGGCAAAGGCGAAGTACTATCTGTTGACATGCGATCCCATCCCAGCCGAAGAAGCCGAACGCATCGGGCTGGTGTCGATGTGCGTGGACGACGGTGTGCTCATGGACCGGGCCCTTGAAGTCGCGCGCAAACTCGCCCGAGGTGCGCCGACGGCGATCCGCTGGACGAAGCAATCGCTCAACGGGTGGCTGCGCATGGCCTGGCCGATCATGGACACATCCCTCGCGCTGGAGGCGCTGGGATTCATGGGACCGGAAGTGCGTGAAGGCATGGCCAGCCATGTCGAAAAGCGCGAACCGAAGTTTGACCCGCGATCCCCGCTCTAG
- a CDS encoding flavin-containing monooxygenase, which produces MSSADNQVLDVFVVGAGFAGLYMLHRARKAGFSAQVVEAGPDVGGVWFWNGYPGARCDVESMQYSYGFDDELQQEWSWSEKFATRDEIMRYVNYVADRLDLRSGVKVNTRVTAAHYSDVDGLWDVATSSGESYRCRYLIMATGALSSTRIPPIPGLETFKGEVLHTGNWPRDRQIDFAGKRVAVIGTGSSGIQVITAVAPEAERLTVFQRTANYSVPMRNRPMTPEYERQWKDRYPELRHEARYNTTAGTIYELSDRSALEATPEEREAEFERRWQIGSPNFLRAFKDISLDEEANEFAAEFVRRKIRETVKDPETAAKLIPTSHPIGSKRICVDNHYFEVFNRDNVGLVSIKEEPIVEITQNGIRTSAAEYPLDAIVFATGYDAITGPLNAIDIRGREGRLLKDEWRDGPSAYLGLMASGFPNMFIVTGPGSPSVLVNVINAIEQHVEFIGDCLTWLRDNDLDTIEPDPEAQEKWADHVDEVANATLMVRGNSWYMGANIEGKPVRFMPYAGGIGPYAKKCQEIVQDGYKGFVVSHHSQAATANAAE; this is translated from the coding sequence ATGAGTTCGGCCGATAATCAGGTGCTGGATGTATTCGTCGTGGGCGCTGGCTTCGCGGGCCTGTACATGCTGCACAGAGCACGCAAGGCCGGCTTTTCGGCCCAGGTCGTCGAAGCCGGCCCGGATGTCGGGGGCGTTTGGTTTTGGAACGGCTACCCTGGCGCACGCTGCGACGTGGAATCCATGCAATATTCTTACGGCTTCGACGACGAGCTTCAACAGGAGTGGTCGTGGTCTGAAAAGTTCGCCACGCGCGATGAAATCATGCGTTACGTCAATTACGTGGCCGATCGCCTCGATCTGCGTAGCGGGGTGAAGGTCAACACCCGGGTCACCGCAGCGCACTACAGCGACGTGGATGGACTTTGGGACGTCGCCACAAGCTCCGGCGAAAGCTATCGCTGCCGCTATCTCATCATGGCGACGGGAGCCCTTTCCTCCACCCGCATCCCTCCGATCCCCGGACTTGAAACCTTCAAGGGCGAAGTCCTGCATACCGGAAACTGGCCGCGCGACCGCCAGATCGATTTCGCCGGCAAGCGCGTGGCGGTGATCGGCACGGGTTCATCGGGCATCCAGGTCATCACGGCCGTCGCACCGGAGGCCGAACGGCTGACCGTTTTCCAGAGGACTGCCAACTATTCAGTCCCGATGCGCAATCGACCGATGACACCTGAATACGAACGGCAGTGGAAGGACCGCTATCCCGAACTGCGCCACGAGGCCCGGTACAATACCACTGCGGGCACCATTTATGAATTGTCAGATCGCTCTGCGCTCGAAGCGACGCCCGAAGAACGCGAGGCCGAGTTCGAAAGGCGCTGGCAGATCGGCAGCCCCAATTTCCTCCGCGCCTTCAAGGATATTAGCCTGGACGAGGAGGCCAATGAATTCGCGGCGGAGTTCGTGCGCCGCAAGATCCGAGAAACGGTAAAGGATCCGGAAACCGCAGCCAAGCTGATCCCCACAAGTCATCCCATCGGATCCAAGCGGATCTGCGTGGACAATCATTACTTCGAGGTATTCAACCGCGACAATGTCGGGCTGGTCAGCATCAAGGAAGAACCGATCGTCGAGATCACGCAGAACGGCATCCGCACCAGTGCCGCGGAATATCCGTTGGACGCAATCGTGTTCGCTACCGGCTACGACGCCATCACTGGACCGCTCAACGCCATCGACATCCGTGGGCGCGAGGGCCGGCTCCTGAAGGACGAATGGCGCGACGGTCCTTCGGCATACCTTGGCCTGATGGCTTCGGGCTTTCCCAACATGTTCATCGTGACAGGCCCGGGCAGCCCCTCGGTTCTGGTGAACGTCATCAATGCCATCGAGCAGCACGTCGAGTTCATCGGCGATTGCCTGACCTGGCTGCGCGACAACGACCTCGACACCATCGAGCCCGATCCGGAAGCCCAGGAGAAGTGGGCCGACCATGTCGACGAGGTCGCGAATGCAACCCTGATGGTGCGCGGCAACAGCTGGTACATGGGCGCCAACATCGAAGGCAAACCCGTGCGTTTCATGCCTTATGCGGGCGGGATCGGCCCCTATGCCAAGAAATGTCAGGAAATCGTCCAGGACGGCTATAAAGGCTTCGTTGTCAGTCACCATTCGCAAGCTGCAACGGCGAACGCAGCGGAATAG
- a CDS encoding alpha/beta hydrolase fold domain-containing protein produces MAEIHPEARAAQIDLVLDWARKAGLQGWNSKDCPTSRETFRAASAIKIVSPLPDLAQVSDISLSLRSGKRPARLYQSSLERDLPTIIYVHGGGYVVGGLVEADAECRRLAHSIGANLVSITYRLAPEYRYPSGIEDVQDAIGAICAGEAGIPCDRFAVLGVSAGAGLAVAAIRRILDEGGRKPAAAALLSPWLDLTLSLPSCDLYGTGHFQELSQLLDFRALYLPDGMTATARPELAPARNPLPENWPSTILLAAELDPLADDTALFQRRLAEAGIDHQCRYARGHLHGFHTWWQHMPSILPDLAWLDSAIASALRGVE; encoded by the coding sequence GTGGCAGAAATACACCCTGAGGCCCGCGCCGCACAGATCGACCTTGTCCTCGACTGGGCCCGAAAAGCCGGGCTTCAGGGCTGGAATTCGAAGGATTGCCCCACTTCGCGCGAAACTTTCCGCGCAGCTTCCGCCATAAAGATCGTTTCGCCACTCCCCGATCTGGCGCAAGTGAGTGATATCTCGCTGTCGCTGCGCAGCGGCAAGCGACCCGCGCGCCTCTATCAATCGAGCCTCGAGCGCGATCTGCCGACAATAATCTACGTTCATGGCGGCGGCTATGTCGTAGGCGGCCTGGTCGAGGCCGACGCGGAATGCCGGCGCCTGGCCCACTCGATCGGCGCAAACCTGGTTTCAATCACTTACAGGCTTGCACCGGAATACCGATACCCCTCGGGAATAGAGGATGTGCAGGACGCGATTGGCGCGATCTGTGCAGGAGAAGCAGGCATTCCATGCGACCGCTTCGCTGTTCTGGGGGTCAGCGCAGGAGCCGGGCTCGCGGTCGCCGCGATTCGCCGGATACTCGACGAAGGAGGCCGGAAACCGGCGGCGGCCGCGCTCCTGAGCCCATGGCTCGACCTTACACTGTCGCTGCCATCGTGTGACCTGTACGGCACCGGACACTTCCAGGAGCTATCGCAACTGCTCGATTTCAGGGCGCTCTATCTGCCCGATGGCATGACCGCGACCGCTCGCCCTGAACTGGCCCCCGCGCGAAACCCATTGCCGGAGAACTGGCCCTCGACCATTCTGCTCGCCGCCGAACTGGACCCTCTTGCAGACGACACTGCCCTGTTCCAGCGCCGCCTCGCTGAGGCAGGGATCGACCATCAATGCCGTTATGCACGCGGTCATCTGCACGGCTTCCATACCTGGTGGCAGCACATGCCTTCCATCCTCCCCGACCTGGCCTGGCTGGACAGCGCCATCGCTAGCGCTCTGCGCGGCGTTGAATGA
- a CDS encoding glycerol dehydrogenase, with protein MLSGYRGPAHYVQGPGAIDALGTLVRPHGRRPAVVCDGTVRELLGERIDAALRASGVDVCNLDFAGEVTPGAVDAMARHARRAGCDCVIGIGGGKSIDAGKCVAVRLSAPFLSVPTAASTDAPASLGAAVYNEAHVRTGSERLKRHPELVLVDTAVIASAPARLLAAGIGDALSKKFEAQAAAAAGAGNYHGYVPTRFAMAIADTCYRTLREHGHAAFEDVEAGRTSAALEATVEAIIFMSPVAFENGGLSFAHSMQTALMQARGASRRMHGEHIAYALLVQLAMESRADQEITDLAGFLGPLGLPVSLADLDCPEPSEDELCSIAAITCAEKWAHHVPFPVDEAMIVAAMRRIEKLSDEWRGQ; from the coding sequence ATGTTGTCGGGTTATCGCGGCCCCGCTCATTATGTCCAGGGCCCTGGAGCGATCGACGCGCTAGGCACACTCGTCCGGCCACACGGCCGCCGACCTGCCGTCGTGTGCGACGGCACCGTCCGTGAACTGCTGGGCGAACGCATCGACGCTGCCTTGCGCGCCTCCGGGGTCGATGTCTGCAATCTGGATTTTGCCGGTGAAGTGACGCCCGGCGCCGTCGATGCGATGGCCCGACATGCGCGCCGCGCCGGGTGTGACTGCGTCATCGGCATCGGTGGTGGCAAGTCCATAGATGCTGGGAAATGCGTAGCGGTCCGCCTCTCCGCCCCTTTCCTTTCGGTACCGACTGCCGCCTCGACCGACGCCCCCGCCTCCCTGGGCGCCGCGGTCTACAACGAGGCGCATGTCCGCACTGGCAGCGAGCGACTGAAACGGCACCCGGAACTTGTCCTCGTGGACACCGCCGTCATTGCATCGGCGCCAGCGCGCTTGCTTGCAGCAGGCATCGGTGACGCTCTGAGCAAGAAGTTCGAGGCGCAGGCCGCCGCCGCAGCCGGGGCGGGCAATTACCACGGCTATGTCCCTACCCGTTTCGCCATGGCCATTGCCGATACATGCTATCGCACCTTGCGCGAGCACGGTCATGCCGCCTTTGAGGATGTCGAAGCGGGACGAACAAGCGCCGCACTCGAAGCCACTGTCGAAGCCATTATCTTCATGTCGCCGGTAGCATTCGAAAACGGCGGCTTGTCCTTCGCCCATTCGATGCAGACGGCCTTGATGCAGGCTCGCGGCGCGTCCCGCAGAATGCACGGCGAACACATCGCCTATGCGCTTCTCGTCCAGTTGGCGATGGAAAGCCGCGCTGACCAAGAAATCACCGATCTGGCGGGTTTCCTCGGCCCTCTTGGCTTGCCCGTTTCGCTGGCCGACCTCGATTGTCCGGAACCGAGCGAAGATGAGTTGTGCTCCATTGCTGCGATCACCTGCGCCGAGAAATGGGCACACCACGTGCCCTTCCCGGTTGACGAGGCGATGATCGTGGCAGCGATGCGCCGGATCGAGAAACTTTCAGATGAATGGAGAGGGCAATGA